From the Gordonia bronchialis DSM 43247 genome, one window contains:
- the bfr gene encoding bacterioferritin: MRGDDEVIALLNEQLTSELTAINQYFLHAKMQANWGLTELASKTRAESIEEMTHAEILTDRILFLEGLPNYQKLLPLRIGQTLKEQFESDLAIEVEVVNRLKPGIAMCRDKGDVTSAKLFEEILKDEEHHIDYLETQLELLERLGEPLYLSKSVSTPPDVG, from the coding sequence ATGCGTGGAGACGATGAGGTCATTGCACTGCTCAACGAGCAGCTCACCAGCGAACTGACCGCGATCAACCAGTACTTTCTGCACGCCAAGATGCAGGCCAACTGGGGCCTGACGGAACTGGCGTCCAAAACCCGTGCCGAATCCATCGAGGAGATGACGCACGCCGAGATCCTCACCGACCGAATCCTTTTCCTCGAAGGACTCCCCAACTACCAGAAGCTGCTGCCGCTGCGGATCGGGCAGACACTCAAGGAACAGTTCGAGTCGGATCTGGCGATCGAGGTGGAGGTGGTCAACCGCCTCAAGCCCGGTATCGCGATGTGCCGCGACAAGGGTGACGTCACCAGCGCCAAGCTCTTCGAGGAGATCCTCAAGGACGAGGAACACCACATCGACTACCTCGAGACGCAACTCGAACTGCTCGAGCGGCTCGGCGAACCGCTCTACCTCTCCAAGTCGGTCTCGACGCCGCCGGATGTGGGCTGA
- a CDS encoding (2Fe-2S)-binding protein: MFVCICRAVTVDEVHQHVDDGAFTADAIGERCGAGEGCGTCIDKLNAILGERMSTTSAA, encoded by the coding sequence ATGTTCGTCTGCATTTGCCGCGCCGTCACCGTTGACGAGGTCCATCAGCACGTCGATGACGGCGCTTTCACCGCCGACGCCATCGGCGAGCGGTGCGGTGCGGGCGAGGGATGCGGGACGTGCATCGACAAGCTGAACGCGATCCTCGGCGAAAGGATGTCCACCACTAGCGCAGCCTAA